Genomic segment of Chelonia mydas isolate rCheMyd1 chromosome 11, rCheMyd1.pri.v2, whole genome shotgun sequence:
TATATGTACTTAATTTTTCCTTGTATAGCTCTGTGAATGCACCTTTACCCCCATTCACTGTACTTGTTGGCTGCAGGTGCCAGAGTACCATGTTCACTGACACAGAGAGAGGACCTATATATACTTTAAATACATGCTGGCTTGACTATCTCCTCCATTAGGGAGTATCTGACTACAAATAAAACTGACTGTTGGGGAGAGTTTAATTTGTTGTATTATAATACCTGTAAGCCAGTGTATGTGAATGCTAATGGGGACCTAGTTATGGTGGCATGTAGAACCTTAGCTTTGATATCTACCTTTTCAAATAGTGTTTCAAAACTCTTTCAATGAGGCACCGTGGGTGTGTATGTACCCCAAAAAATGTTTgggggggattttatatacagtTAAAACTCCACTTTTTAGAATGAACACCATATAAAGGCTTCAGATTGCAAAGTCAGGGTTTTGTAAACATGCATTTTGGATAAGGGATTCAGTGTTTATACAGTTTCTCTGCACCCGTCTTTAACATGCCTCTCAGTCTGACCACGTGATCATGCTATAGCTGACTATCTCAGAATATTTTATGACTATAGGGCAGGTTTTCTACTGTAGTAATAAGTAACATTCATTTGAGTGTTTGGTGTTCTTTTTTATAACTACATTTTATCACTTTGTTTCAGGAATATGAAAGCTAGCCACATTTTGATTTCAGGGGATGGTCTGGTTTCTCTGTCTGGCTTAAAACATCTCTACAGTTTAGTTAACAATGGACAGAAGTCAAAGGTTGTGTATGATTTTCCCCATTTTAGTACTTCAGTACTTCCTTGGCTGAGTCCTGAGCTACTGAGACAGGTCAGTATAAACCAGTTCATTTTGCCTTGAGTCTCTGGATATGGctgcttcctttttttaaagtttgtactTAATAGGCTTGTGAAAGAGCCATAAAGGCTATTCATTTGCAACTTCAAAACTAGATTGTGTACAACTTGTTTAGGAACCTTAAAATAAATTGTGGCTTTATGGTGGACCCACCCAGCTTAATGTCTTTACCTTTTGCCTGTTTGTTACAAAAGGTTCTAAAGGACATGATCCTAATGgacagtttttttccccccatggaaACCTGAAAATAATTGCATTGACTTAACACTCTTCTGTACAAATATCAACTGTGAAATCTGTTAACAAAAGCTGTGTGCATTAAATCATTCTTACAGTCAGAGGGCCCAATCTTATATAACCAGCTCACCCACAACTTGTTGGCTATGCGATATTAGGATTGGGTCCTGAACCTGTATTATATCTACAGTATATCTGCACATACGTATTTTTGCAGTACATATTCAGTAGTTCCCAGTGAGTTGATATGCTTTTTCTCTCCCACAGGATTTGTATGGGTATAATGTGAAGTCTGACATTTACAGTGTGGGGATAACAGCATGTGAATTAGCCAATGGATATGTACCATTTCAGGATATGCCTTGTGCAAAGGTAAAACATTAAATACTCTTAAATCCTTCTCAAAACTTCATTCACAGGACTATTTTTCTTGTACGGATACTGTCTAATAATAAAGTTACTACTAAATATATTAaagggtggcttttttttttttttttaatttcaaacatACATACTGCTTCCTAGGTCAAAGGAGCTTCCAACTCCTTGTTTTTCTGAAAGGTCCTATGACAAAAGTTGTGTCCCTGGAGCCTGACCAGGGTGCAGTCACTACCACAATTTTACGGGCCCTaggccagcatttctcaaatgcagccactgtGGCTGCATGTGGACACCAGGAGCTTTTCTTGTGGctacagcctcctgggctgttatggggggggcggagagggggcaAAGTCGTGAGTggcccctccctgttgctcctggatgcactgtCTTGGTGTTGATTGCTGAGgtgccagcaggggttgggccctgttCCCCCtttggagacacctggggcacagtTCTGGAAAACCAGCCAGCTGGTGAGTTCCCCACATTCCCGGGGCAGTGGGACTCAGCCTTCAGGCTTCAGTCCTGGAGTGGCGGGGCAGTGGGGTagcaggctctggccacagggctttgggctccagcccccacactgcctcccacccacccacattgttcctggcccctgctgccttccccgATCCCCcacccatccagggcttaatttgtcccaagGCTTgacagggctgagtaagtctgttgtgaaaagcaatacttgtatgtttgttaatatcacttttaacaacagacttactagctagcaaaaaaaaatttacaatGATTTAGACATATATATGTacctatttatttgtttttcctaaagctaattaagtattttaggaaaaagggtgagagcggccaccagcaagagttggtggccgcactctaaggccaccaaaaaatttgtcctgagaactgCTGCCTTAGGCACACACCTGTGTGACACACTTTTGAAAGAAGGAACCATCTTGTCCAGCTGCCTAGCCCCTCTGAGCACAATGATGACTCTTTGGACTCCCCATACTTACACACCCTCTTCCAGAAGCagttcacacacactcacacgttTGCTCTTTTTCAATACAAAACCATAGAAAGCCAAGAAGAGCAGATCATACAAAACATCTTAACCACAATGCCATTTTCTAGCTCACCCTTCCCCTGGGAGTCCTTAGGGACCATTGGTATCCAGAAAGGCACGGtgcaggttgaacctctctagttTGGCGCCCTGAAGACCTGACCAGTGCCGAACCAGAGAATTTGCTGAACCATGGGAGGTCACTATTGTAGCAAGCAggtctctctttatttttatctCGCCGAGGAAAATGGAACCATGTTTGCAACACCGCCTAGCCAAGGCTTACTGGCTCTCTTCATAACAAAGTGTTAGTGTTGTTATACAATTTTACTGTATTGACACAAGGAAATACATAGATAAagcataaaaaacataaaatatgaaaaaaaataatacagGTAAATCTATAATTTACTCACCTAAAATGATGCCTGAATTGCGCTTCCAAAGTGATATGACAAGAACTGCTAAGTCAAATTACATTTGAGTTACATCTGGGGTCTCTGCTATAGGTATATCCGGGGTAGATGAAGTGGAGGTAACAGGATTTTTGACTGTAGAGTGCTGCTCACCGCTGCTCTTCGCTACCTTTAACCAATCTTCCAGCTTAGCTTGTCCCAtgtattttggtttttctttAATGAGTTTTTCTCATGTCAGGTCGAGAGACATGATCTCTTGCTCAGAAATGAAATGTCTTTGCTCCAGTCCTTCTGTTAAATTGGTTGCCAACTGAATCCATTTATCTATAGAAATTTTTTCTGCAACATCTTCATCACCATCACTGACTTCATTATCTTTGTTTTCCCCTGCTGTACCATGTGCACAATTTCTTCATCCGTCATTTGACTAGCAATTGGTGCATCTTTGTCGATTTCCATCCAGTCTAGTAAAGCTTCCTCTCCCAAATCCTTGGCCAGCTCAAGCACTACAGGGTGGGATGTACCGCTGGCATACTCCATTAACTCactatttttttttggttttcagacacTTGAACGCGTCATTGATGTCAGGACTGTCCTCAAACATTAGGGCTGGCCACAATTTGTGCCATCCATTCTTCAGAGTAGACGGAGTTAGTCTTTCCCAGGCTCTAGCTAGTGTTCAAATCATATCCTTGAGGTTAAACTCTTTCCTAAATGTTGTCAAACTCTTCCCATCATTAAGCAATACTAGTAATTGGTGCAGAAACTCAGACCTGTACATACACTTCAGGGATCGTAAGATACGCTGATCACAAGGCTGAATCAGTGAGGAACAGTTTGGGGGTAAGTACAAGCCCACCACATTATCTTTGACAAGCAGCTCTGTGTTAGGGTGGGCAGAGCGACTGTCGAGAATCAGCACAATTTGGCACTTTGGATCCAGACCTACCGAGGTGCAATGGGCTCTCACCTCCAGTACAAAATATTTCTCAAACCACTCGAGACATAGATTAGTCATTATCCATCCCTTTTTATTGCCATGATAtatcactggaaatattttcacCCCTTTGAATGCCCTTAGGTTCACACTTTTCCCAATAACCATGAGCTTCCATTTGTGTATGCCTGCTGCATTGCTACAATCAAGGACAGTTACCCTGTCCTTTCACTCCTTCATACCAGATGGTGGCTCCTCTGCATCAGTAGCCAAAGGTTTTTTTGGGCATATAATGCCAATAGAGAGCAGTTTCATCAGCATTGTATACCTTCCCCGGCAGATAACTTCTCATTTGTGCAAATTTGTCAACGTACTTAGCGATAGCTTCCCTATCTGCACTTCTTTTTTCACCGCACACATGACATAGACTAATACCATGCCAGTTTTTAAATTTCTGAAGCCACCCTTGTGAATAGTCACACTCATGTGGCAGGTTAAGTTTTTTGTGGAATATTTTTGCTTGTGCCATCATCATCTTGCCTGAAATGCTAACACCTTTGTTCCTACGAAGCTTGAACCAATGTATAAGTGCACTATCTAAATTGCTGCATTCCCCCTCCTTCAATGTCttatgaacactttttttttttttttttttgttaaaacacTGTCACTTTCGGCAAAAAACTTAAGGATTTTATTCTTTTGTTTCTTCAAATCATACACTGTAGATGACCCTACATTGTAAAACTCACACAAGGTATGTACCACTGTGCCCTTTTCCAATTTCTGCAGAAATTCCACCTTTTGCTGTATTGATATTGATACATGCTTACGCTTAGCAGCATTACCAACACTTCCACTGCTTGCTGGTCTCTTAGAAGACTTATTTATGGGTAAACTAGAGCTAAATAACAGCACAGAACACTGAGAGCCAGGATTGGGGAGACGTTGCTGGACCGCAGGAAACTTAGCCCCACCCACAATAAGCGGACATCTGGTTAACTAAAATCATGCCAGACCCCGGATGTTGCCAGACCAGAGAGTGCcagactagagaggttcaacctgtattcCTTGCCTCGTGCAGGGGGTTATATGGTGGTTATATGATCTCTCCTTCAGCTTCTGTGACCTTGCTCTCTCCTGTCCAAGGCTTCGTTTTCCTGTCTGGTTTGGTTTTAAACACCACACCCTGCCCCTGGCTTCCTTGATTCTGTCTTTTGGGTAAGCTTCCACTAGTCCTATCTACCCCCTCTCTTCAGGGAGTTAGGCTCAAACTGGTTTTCTTAAAGATGCAGCTGCTTTGCATTATAATCTTTGTTGGGTTTAAGTACTGTGGTTAACCTGAGGTATTTCCCACTGTCCTGTTTGCTGTGAAGTTGCTATAGAACCTGTCAGAAGTGGTAGATCCACACAGAGGAACTCTGTTTTTCATAATATCAACCGGATTTCATAAGTTGTACAAACATATTGCCAATTCATCACAGCCTCTAGAGGCTAATACAGCCACTGGACTCTTATACTGTCTTTCCCTTCTACTAGATGCTGCTGCATAAGCTGAAAGGTCCCACTTACTGTCTCTGGGATATAAATACCTTCCCATGCGCGGAATCCAGAATGAAGAATTCCCAATCAGGTGTGGATTCGGGAATTGGTGAAAGCATGACACACACAATGACTAGTGAGAGATTGCAAACTCCGTCCTCAAAAACATTTTCCCCTGCTTTTCACAACTTGATAGAACTCTGTTTGCAACAGGACCCCGAGAAAAGGTAACTTACCTGTGAACCCTAACATTCACTGTCACTTCAACATAAGATATAGCATAACCTAAGGTGAACTTGGAATCTACTAAGTCATATACAACTGATGATAAATTCCGTGTTAAGATGAAGTGCATCTGGGTTTCTTTTCACAATGCTAAATTGTCAAAGTGCCAGGCCAACACTGTCTTGGTCTGAAGAATGATCTTCAACAtgcttttaaaatcttatttcatcactGATTCTGAAGCTTTCTTGGATAATGGATTGCTTGTTTCTCAAAACAAGTTTGAAAAACCACAGTTTGGCAAGGAGACTCAGGAAGGGCTAGTTCCAGAAACTAGTTTAAACTGTTAAATTCTGCAAGATTTCTACAGGATGATATATCCCTCTAACATTTTATGGCTTCTGTGGAGGCTGAGAGTTGAATGTACTGGATCAATGAACTCACTGCCTCTAGTAATGCCCTCACAGTAAAGTTGAGGCACAGAATGAAGGAACCTTGTGCTGCCTCTCTTCAGGCTGCACTTGTTCAGTGGATAAATAACCCTAGGGCCTAGAGTGCATGGTCAATCTGGCATCTTCCACAAACACCAACACTTACTTTCAAAACATAATCTTGTGTTTTCCATTTTATGATCCAGGCCATCAGCAAGCAGTTTGCTGTCACACACTTTCTTCAAACAGGTGAGTGTACTAACTGTTGAGATGAGCTAACTGCAGCCTaagtaaatggcaaaatattaaaaagttgGGTAAAGTAAAAGCAGATGTAAAGTAAAATCACCCTCTAACAGCCAGGATGCTGCAGACAGTTCTTTTACAAAATGTCATATCATCTAGAATCTTGTGCAATGCATAACACAGCAATCATGTCCTCTGTTAAATGGAATTTGAAAGCTTATTTAAAGGATGAAAATTTATTGAAGTGAGCTTAACCATTGAGATATTTTGgttgaaaaacaacattttaagtcAAGCTAATCATTTAACTTGATTACAAATTTACAAACATTCATGGTCAATTTACTCTGGAGTGACGAAGCTAGTCTCAGACTCTGGTTTCTCCAGCATCATAGCACACAAGGCTGCTGCTATACCCCTTCATGCACTTTTAGTAAAGATGTACACAGTGTTTCAGTGGACTTGTATGTACAGCACTATTTTATCCTGTTCATTTTTTTCCGCAGGTAAAAGAACAAACAAGGAGTTCCTTACTTTCACTGTTGCCACCTCCTGCCCAACACAATGGACCACAATTCTTGCCACTGCCCTCAACAGCAATCAGGCCTGAACTTGGGTGTTTTTGCCCaaatgaaagagacagagagTGGGACTTTTAAAACAATGACAAACCATCATACCTCCCCCATATTTCAAAGGAGGAAAATGTGATTTCTACTTGCTGCTTTTCTCTGTATTggtttaaatacaaatataagaGCTATACTTGAACATCTGTGGTGTGTACATGATTTAAAGCTGGCACTGTAAAAATGCAGTAGGCCTCACTTTCCTAACCCCAGGGGAAAATTTCATCTTAAGAATATTGATGCTTTttatccttctcttctccctaccCCTTTGGACTGATATCCTTTGGCAGAAGGCTCCTTCTATAGCCTTATCTGGTATTGTACTTATTCATACAACTTCTATTTGAAGAATACTGCAATCAAATGCCATCCTGAATTTCCAAGTACTGCATAACTATGTTGAGGTTCATATCGAGCCTCTCTGTGGCCTTCAACTGGATTGTTAACCCCAGTATCGTGGTACCAGCTCTTTTACTGCATTGCCCGCGAAGGATCTCAGCATTTTTGGTAACCTTCTTTTAGAGGGTGCAATTTTGGCCTTTGATAAATTACTTTATTAAATCTTTTTCTATATGTGCAAATGCCAGAGCTCATGCCTCTCCTCACCTGAACTGCTTTTGTGCACTGTTCGGCTGACACACAATGGATACCTTACATTTTAAGACTCTATCCTCGAGGTTTTATATAACCAGCCAGAGTCATTTGGGCAGCTTAATACTGTTGTCTAGAGAAGTCTATACATTTTGCAACTAACATTCACTCTTCCAGAGTAGCAGTAGTTGCATCTGCCTTAATACAGAATTGTGCTTTGGATACCTCACTCTGCTTTATTGCATCACACTTCCAATTACCAAAGGAGTTATCATAATGCAGGGTAAAACTCAAAGAACTGCTAACTCAACCTGGTTGGTGCTTCTGAAATGTCCCTTTAATGTATGTTAATAACTAAAGACTATATAACTAGGGAAAAGTAAGTTACTTATAATATAGAAGTACTAAGGGCTTATAAATCCTTTCACCCAAACTATGCAAATTTTCTTTAAACAACTTGCTATTCTACCACATTGCAGGAACACAAGCTCATGCGTGCCAGGGGCCAGTGTTGTGTACCACTATTATTGCTGGCTATGGCCTACTAACCCTGAGCCTCTTTCAAAGTTGGGTCTTCCAGTTTAACACACAGGTCAGATTCAGTCCTGGCAGAAGAGAAGATACAACATCCATTTGCCAGAGTCTGAAGAAGACCTCagcattttgaattattttaagacctggtagggtgggggagagaatttTTGAAGTTTACATCACCCATTAATATGAACATTCAAAACAGACCACTGtatgcagaacagaaataagcaagaccattttaaaaaaacccacaaaactacCTTTAAGTCATGGTTTAGCCAAGTTTTTAATCACAAAAACACAAGACTGTTAAACCTGCTTCCTgactaaaataaaaaagtatataATTTTAACTTATGATCTTAGCCATCAAGTGAACATGTTGAAGTGTAATAAGAGAATGGGCTTACCCTGCTATTAGtcaaaaatctctctcttctctgaTTTTGAGGGCTATATTTTTAATTGTGGTATATAATTTACACAGATCGTTTCTAAATACTAGTACTTGTAAAATATAGGTCAAACCTAACTAAATTGTAACATTTCAAAATAAGTGCACAAGTTTATGTATTAAAAACATCTGTACTTCTATTACATACCTCTTAATGAAGTAACTGACTGATAGTGTTCTTTTAGAAAACAAGGAACAATTGAAATTACTGCAGCTATTTAAATATTTGACAAACTATACTATGCTAATCTGTGTAAGTCTTCCATGCATCATTAATTGGATGTATAAAAATAACTGGAATCAAATACTGTCCATAATTATAAGCCTAAACTGAGTTATGCATCCCAATTGCTACAGAGGTGTTACTTGCTATTTCAGTTTCTGTATGTGGAAAATGAGTAATTAAAATACCTAGGAAAGTTACTGAATAAAATAACTTCTAtaacctttaaaatgaaaaatctttattcaaaaaatgttaaaattgagTACCAATAACTTACTTGCTTTGTATTTCTAAAACCAAAGCAATGAAAAAACATGAGTCTGTCCACCTAATTATTCTTATAAAGTATGAGAACTACTATTTCATCACAACACCCTgacctggggagaggcagaactAAACGCATTTTGGTATCTAAAGGATAATGTTAAGTGGGAAATATCACTTAAATACATTGACAGACTATTTTGGTAAAGTACTATAATAGCAAAAGTGTATAATCATATCAGCTTCCATGTTCCAACTACCAGACTTTGGCAACAGAGATCAAGGAAGTAAAACTTTGGTACATTctggcagcctgagcccactCCTGTTGTTCTATTGAACAAGCCTTCCTATACAACTGGTGTTTAAAGCAATCCTAGATACATCTTGACTATATATTCGAAATTACTGGCTGCTGAATTGTATACTTTCCCTATTCCAAACTGTCATGAATGCTTAAAAGCAGAATAAAGCCCACTCAATACTTGCCTGCAGAccatttgtttgtttagtttgccTACATCAATCATTTAGGCAGTAAATGAAAGGGTTAGAGGCAATCAAGTGAAAGTTCCAGACATTTGATGAGTTCTTTTAATTACACACTTTGGGGCCTAAATTTCAAGGTTGAATAGTGATTTTGAGTGTCCAACTGGAGACACCACACAAGGACCTTTTTGGGCAGATAAAAGTTCTGTACGCTCACAAAGTCCTTACAAGTGTTTGTAATATTGGACACAAGGGCTTTCTGGATAAATACATTAACTAGATTAAGGTGATTTGGTACTATTCCACTCTGCAGGAAGAAACAGTTTGTACTCCCACTTAATTTACACAGAGGAACAAGGCAAAGCTGCTATTGCAACCCCTTTTTGTACTAGCAATCAACACTCAAACAGAAAACATCAGGAACTAAAATACCAAGGTATCACAGTAGGAACCGTCTCAGACACATATACTGTAGAAAAACGAGGTTTTTATGCACAAAGCTGTTAAACAATTATTACAGAGGACAGATCACAGGAATGAGTAACAATttacaacaaaaaataatttggagTATTAAAGTTCATCTGAGGTCACAAGTTCTATTTATTAGGTTGTAGCCAAGTAAATTAAGGGTACTGCCATTGATAAGCACTTCCAACCAGAAGGAAGTCTACTTCTAATGagtaattaaataaaaacaacacacCGTTCTTGATGGTGGGGAGAAAGCATTCAGAAGCCTTTGAATGGCTTCTGCCACTGTTCTTGGGTATTATCACTCTCCACTCCAAAATACACAGCTATACAAACTATAAAGATTGTCAGTATAACAACACCCCTAAAAGATGGCATACTCGTCCGTTTGATGCTACTGGAGAGGggtggaaacaaaaacaaaatcta
This window contains:
- the STRADB gene encoding STE20-related kinase adapter protein beta — its product is MSCLDCSCILRTTVESIRQEKQSENSIHQYLADEPEFSWLHPYERNEKARCSSDVSHYELQVEIGRGFNNLTSIYLARHKPTGTLVAVRITDLESCSEEHLKALQSEVVLSHFFQHPNIMTLWTVFTTGSWLWVISPFMAYNSASHLLRTYFPEGMSEALIGNILFGAVRGLNYMHQNGYIHRNMKASHILISGDGLVSLSGLKHLYSLVNNGQKSKVVYDFPHFSTSVLPWLSPELLRQDLYGYNVKSDIYSVGITACELANGYVPFQDMPCAKMLLHKLKGPTYCLWDINTFPCAESRMKNSQSGVDSGIGESMTHTMTSERLQTPSSKTFSPAFHNLIELCLQQDPEKRPSASSLLSHTFFKQVKEQTRSSLLSLLPPPAQHNGPQFLPLPSTAIRPELGCFCPNERDREWDF